The following is a genomic window from Dermatophilaceae bacterium Soc4.6.
GTCGTCTTCGGCGGGATGGGCTCGCTGCCCGGCGCCATGGCCGGTGCCGCGGTGCTCACCTGGCTCCCGGAGTTCCTCAAGGACCAGGTGCCGGCCGAGGACCGGCAGATGTGGATCGGGGCCGTCATCCTCCTGATGATGATCTTCCGCCCAGCTGGGCTGATCCCGGCCCGGCGTCGGGCCACCGAGCTGCGCGGTCTCGACGACGCCCCCCGTAGCGAACCCATGGCCGTTCCGGCTGGAGAAGGACTGGGAGGCTCCCGATGAGCGCCATGACCACGACCGCCCCCGACGTCACCGACATCGTCTTCGACGTCCGCAACGTCACCCTGCGCTTCGGAGGGGTGACCTCGATCAACGACGTCTCCCTGCAGATGTTGCGTGGTGAGATCCTCGCGGTGATCGGGCCGAACGGCGCCGGGAAGACCTCGCTGTTCAACTCGCTGACCGGTGTCTACACCCCGCAGGAAGGCACCATCACCCTGGCTGGTCGCGCCGGCGACGCGCCGCAGTCGGTGCTGGGCAAGAAGACCCACGTCATCAACCACATGGGGGTGGCCCGGACCTTCCAGAACATCCGGCTCTTCCCAGCGCTCACCGCCATGGAGAACGTCAAGATCGGGATCGAGACCCGCCAGAAGTCGGGGCCGATCTCGTGCATGCTCGGCCTGCCCGGTCAGCGCCGGGAGGAGCGGGCCAGCACGGCCAGAGCCTACGAGCTCCTCCAGCTCGTAGGCCTGGTCCACCGGGCCAACGACCTCGCCGGCTCGATGCCGTACGGCGAGCAGCGACGCCTCGAGATCGCTCGAGCCCTCGGCACCGACCCCGGCGTCATCCTGCTCGACGAGCCGGCGGCCGGCACCAACCCCGCCGAGAAGCGCGACCTGGCCGACCTGATCCGGCTGATCAACCGCGACCTCGGGGTCGGGGTCCTGCTCATCGAGCACGACATGAAGCTGGTGATGAGCGTGGCCGACCGCCTCGTGGTGCTCAACTTCGGCTCCAAGATCGCCGAGGGCAAGCCCGAGGAGATCCAGAGGAACCCGGCTGTCATCGCGGCGTACCTGGGATCGGCGGACGAGAGCGAGGCCGCCGAGGAGGTGGCCCACCAGCCCACCCTGCACCGGCTCCCCGACGAGACCGCCGGCACGCACGCCGTCGGTGAGCACCGGCCACCCGCGCCGGCAGACAACTCCACCACGACCGAGGAGTCCTGAGTGAGCCTGCTCGAGGTTGACGACATCGAGGTGCGCTACGGCGCCATCCGCGCCCTCAAGGGGGTGTCCTTCACCGTCGAGGAGGGAGAGGTCGTGGCCCTGCTCGGCGCCAATGGCGCCGGCAAGACGACGACCCAGAAGACGGTGTCGGGCATGCTCCGTCCGGCGCTGGGTGAGATCCGCTTCGACGGCCAGCGGATCGACGGGCTCCCCGCCCACGAGCTGATCAACCTGGGCATCTGCCACGTGCCCGAGGGTCGACGGGTCTTCCCCCGGATGAGCGTCGCGGAGAATCTCGAGATGGGCGCCTTCCGCTTCAAGAAGCCCGACCAGGCGGAGCTGGAGCGGGTCTTCACGCTCTTCCCACGCCTGAAGGAGCGGATCAAGCAGAGTGCCGGCACCCTGTCGGGCGGGGAGCAGCAGATGCTCGCCATCGGCCGCGCCATGATGGGCAAGCCCCGGCTGCTGCTGCTCGACGAGCCCTCGATGGGGCTGGCTCCGCTGATCATCCAGCAGATCTTCGCGATCGTCAAAGAGGTCAACAGCGCCGGCATGACGGTGCTCATCGTCGAGCAGAACGCCTCCCAGGCCCTCGGCCTGGCTGACCGTGGCTATGTTCTCGAGACCGGTGAGATCGTGCTCTCCGGCACCGGCAAGGACCTCCTGGCCGACGACCGGATCCGCGCGGCCTACCTGGGCGAGGAGATCGCCTCCTGACGGTCGGTCCGTCCTCCCCGGCCTGCCACCGATGACCGGGCCCCTCGGCACGTCGACGCGTGCACGCAGTAGGGTAAGGCCAGCGAGCCGGTCAGCGGCTCCCTCGACACAGGAGTCGCACCCATGGCCGGTCTGCACGTCGTCGCCCTCATCAGCGCCAAGCCCGGATCGGAGACGGTCGTCCACGAGGCGCTCACCGAGCTGGCGGAGGCGACCCGGCAGGAAGCCGGGTGCCGCGCCTATGACCTCTTCGAGTCGGCGGCGACGCCCGGCACGTTCGTGACGGTGGAGGAGTGGGCCGACCAGGCCGCGCTCGACGGCCACATGGCCTCCCCGCACATCGCGAAGGCTCTGGGCGCCGTCGGGGACGCTCTCGCGGCGCCGCCGGCCATCCACCCCCTCACGCCGGCCTGAGAGACCTCCGCCGGGGCCCAGCCCCGGCGGAGGCCCCTAGCGGGCCACGGCCCGGCGCGGGGCCTTCGTGGACGCCGTCGAACCAGTGGCCTTCGTGGTCCCCTTCTTCGCGGTGACGGATGTCGCCGCCGGCTTCGAGGTGGCCTTCTTGGTCGTCTTGGTGGTGGCCCTGCCCGCCGCCTGAAGTCGCGTCGAGGCCGAGGCGGCCACCGGACGCACCCGTGACTGGCTGGGTCGCGGGGAGGGACGGCCAGAGGCGGCCTTCTCCAGCAGCGGACGCAGGAACTGGCCGGTGAAGGACTCCTCGACCAGGGCGACCTCCTCGGGCGTGCCCTCGGCGATGACCCGACCACCACGCTTGCCGCCCTCGGGTCCGAGGTCGACCAGCCAGTCGGCGCTCTTGATCACGTCGAGGTTGTGCTCGATCACGATCACCGTGTTGCCCTTGTCGACCAGGCCCTGCAGCACCTCGAGCAGCTTGCGGATGTCTTCGAAGTGCAGGCCCGTCGTGGGCTCGTCGAGGACGTAGACGGTGCGTCCGGTCGAGCGCTTCTGCAGCTCGGTGGCCAGCTTGACCCGCTGGGCCTCACCGCCCGAGAGGGTCGGTGCGGGCTGGCCGAGCCGCACGTATCCCAGCCCGACGTCGTTGAGCGTCTTGAGGTGCCGGGCGATCGAGGGGACCGCGGCGAAGAAGTCGGCTGCCTCCTCGATCGGCATGTCGAGCACGTCGGCGATCGTGCGCCCCTTGAAGTGCACCTCGAGGGTCTCGCGGTTGTAGCGCGCCCCGTGGCACACCTCGCACGGCACGTAGACGTCGGGCAGGAAGTTCATCTCGATCTTGATGGTGCCGTCGCCCGAGCAGTTGTCGCAGCGGCCGCCCTTGACGTTGAAGGAGAACCGGCCCGGCAGGTATCCGCGGACCTTTGCCTCCTGCGTCTCGGCGAAGAGCTTGCGCATGTTGTCGAAGACGCCGGTGTAGGTCGCCGCGTTGGAGCGCGGGGTGCGGCCGATCGGGCCCTGGTCGACGTGCACGACCTTGTCGAGGTGCTCGAGGCCAGTGACCGTCTTGTGCCGGCCGGGCACCTGACGGGCGCCGTTGAGCTTGTTGGCGAGCACGGTGTAGAGGATGTCGTTGACCAGGGTCGACTTGCCCGAGCCCGACACCCCGGTCACCGCCACCAGGACGCCGAGGGGGAAGGAGACGTCGACGTCGTGCAGGTTGTTCTCCCGAGCACCGATGACCGACACCTCGCGGCCGTCAAGAGGACGCCGCACATCGGGCACGTGGATCTCGCGCCGGCCGGAGAGGTACTGCCCGGTCAGTGAGGTCGGGTGGTCGAGCAGACCCTGCACCGTGCCGCAGTGCACGACCTCTCCCCCGTGCTCCCCCGCGCCCGGACCGATGTCGACGACCCAGTCGGCCATGGCGATGGTGTCCTCGTCGTGCTCGACGACGATCAGCGTGTTGCCGAGGTCGCGCAGGCGGGTGAGCGTCTCGATGAGGCGGTGGTTGTCACGCTGGTGCAGCCCGATGCTCGGCTCGTCGAGCACGTAGAGCACACCGACCAGCCCCGAGCCGATCTGGGTGGCCAGCCGGATGCGCTGGGCCTCCCCGCCGGAGAGGGTGCCGGCCGGGCGGTCGAGCGAGAGGTAGTCGAGCCCCACATCAAGCAGGAAGCCCAGCCGGGCCTCGATCTCCTTGATCACGCGGGCCGCGATCTGCCGCTCGCGCGTCGTGAAGTCGACCTCGCGCAGGAAGTCGGCGGCCTCGTTGATGGCCAGCGCACAGATCTCGGAGATGCTGCGGCCCCCGACGTGCACCGCCAGGATCTCGGGCTTGAGCCGCGCACCCTTGCAGACGGGGCACGGTACCTGGCGCATGTAGCCCTCGTAGCGCTCACGACTCCACTCGGAGTCGGTCTCGGCGTGGCGTCGCTTGACGAAGGGGACGACACCCTCGAAGCCGGTGGTGTAGGACCGGTCGCGCCCGTAGCGGTTGCGGTACTGCACGTGGACCTTGTAGTTCTGGCCGTGCAGGAGGGCCTCCTTGGCCCGCGCCGGCAGCGAGGCCCACGGCGCGTCGACCGAGAACTTGAGGTCCTTCGCGAGCGCGTGCATGACGTTCTGGAAGTACTCGGCCGAGCCGCTGCCCTGCGCCCACGGGGCGATGGCCCCCTGGGCCACGGAGAGGTCGGGGTCGGGCACGAGCAGCTCGGGGTCGACCTCGAGCTCGGTGCCGATGCCGGTGCAGGTCGGGCAGGCCCCGAACGGGCTGTTGAACGAGAACGACCGTGGCTCGATCTCGTCGATCGCGATCGCGTGGTTGTTGGGGCAGGCCATCTTCTCCGAGAAGCGGCGCTCGCGGACGGCGTCGGGGTCGCTCTCGTCGACGTCGACGAACTCGACGAGCAGCACCCCGGCCGCCAGCCGCAGGGCGGTCTCGACCGAGTCGGTGAGTCGCCGCTTGGCTCCGGTGTCGTCACCCTTGGCGACCAGCCGGTCGACGACCACCTCGATCGTGTGCTTGTACTGCTTCTCGAGCTTCGGCGGCTCGGACAGGGAGACGACCTCGCCGTCGACGCGGGCCCTCGAGAACCCCTTGGTCTGCAGCTCGGCGAAGAGGTCGACGAACTCGCCCTTGCGCGCCTGCACCACCGGGGCCAGCACCTGGAACCTCGTGCGGTCGGGCAGCTCGAGCAGCTGGTCGACGATCTGCTGGGGGCTCTGCCTCGTGATCGCCTCGCCGCACACGGGGCAGTGCGGCCGACCGGCGCGGGCGAACAGCAGCCGCAGGTAGTCGTAGACCTCGGTGATGGTGCCGACCGTGGAGCGCGGGTTGCGGTTGGTCGACTTCTGGTCGATCGAGACCGCTGGCGAGAGCCCCTCGATGAAGTCGACGTCGGGCTTGTCCATCTGCCCGAGGAACTGGCGGGCGTAGGAGCTGAGCGACTCGACGTAGCGACGCTGGCCCTCGGCGAAGATGGTGTCGAACGCGAGGGACGACTTGCCCGACCCCGAGAGGCCGGTGAAGGCGATGAGGGCGTCGCGGGGGAGCTCGACCGAGATGTCCTTGAGGTTGTGCTCTCGCGCGCCACGCACGATCAGGGTGTCGTGAGCCCGGCGGGGTGCGCCCGGCACCAGTGCGTGGGTCGACGCAGCGATCACGGCAGCAGAGGCGGGGGTCGCGGAGGCCCGGGACGAGGGGCGGGACGGCGCAGCATTCACATCCCTCAGTTTAGGCGCGGCCACCGACAGGGGTCTCGCTCGCCCGGGCGTGCGGGGGCGATACTCCCCTGCGAGCGACCGGTGCTCCGTTCGGCCCCCTCCACCCCTAGGCTTGGGCCATGGCTCCGACGACCCGCGAACCCGACCCCCAGGTGGCCGCCCCCTACGACGGTGACGTGACACCGGGAGGCCCGGTCCAGGTGCGCGAGCTCCCCGGTCTGACCATCCGCAAGCTCGCCGTCTCCGCGATGAGCAACAACGTCTACCTCCTGACGGATACCGCCACCGGCGAACAGCTGCTCATCGACGCCGCCGACGATCCGGAGCAGGTGCTGCAGCTGGTCGCCTCCGGCACCGGCCGTCTCGACTGGGTCGTCACCACCCACCAGCACTGGGACCACCACCGCGCCCTCGCCGCGGTCGTCGAGGCCACGGGCGCCCGCACGGCCGCCGGAGCCGACGACGCCGACGCCCTGCCGGTGCGGCCGGACCGGCGCCTCGCCCAGGGCGACACGCTGCAGGTCGGCGACGTGAGCCTCGAGGTCGTGCACCTGCGCGGGCACACCCCCGGGTCGATCGCCCTCGCCTACGAGGACGGCGACGGTCGCACGCACCTCTTCACCGGGGACTCGCTCTTCCCCGGAGGGGTCGGCAACACCACGAACGAGGGTCAGAGCTTCGACGACCTCATCGCCGACGTCACCGAGCGGGTCTTCGACGAGTACGACGACGACACGTGGGTCTACCCCGGCCACGGGGGCGACACCGTGCTCGGCCGGGAGCGCCCCCACCTGTCGCAGTGGCGCGAACGCGGCTGGTGACTCCCCCGCCCACCCCGATGGCGACCCGGCTCAGCTGAGCCGGGTGATCGTGACCTCGACGAACATGTCGGTGTCGGTGCCACCGGTGTAGACCCCGGACAAGGGCGGCACGTCGGCGTAGTCACGCCCGTGGGCGACCTCGACGTGCAGGTCGCCGGGAGTGACCATGTTGGTCGGGTCGACGGCCAGCCAGGCTCCGTCCCACCACTCCACCCAGGCGTGCGACTCCCCGTCGACCGGCATACCGACCGGGGCCGACTCGTCCGGGAGGACGTAGCCCGAGACGTACCTCGCGGGGATGCCCACCGAGCGCAGGGCACCGATGGTCAGGTGGGCGAGGTCCTGGCAGACGCCCTGCCGGGCCTGCCAGGCGTCGACCGCGTGGCTGGACACGCTGGTGGAGCCCGGCACGTAGGCGACCTCGTCGTGGACCAGGGTGGTCACCAGGGCCACGAGCTCGGCGGGACCGATCGCGTCGGTCCGCAGGGCGACGACCCGCTCGCGGAGGTCGTCCGGCGGTCGCACCCGGTCCGACACCTCGAGGAACTCGCACGCCTCGACCCCGACGCACTCGGCAGCCAGGCCGTCCCAGTCGAGCCCCAGGCCCTGACGCGCAGGACGGTGGACGTCGACGGTGCTCGACGCGGTCACCACCAGCCGGTCGTGGCGCTCACTCACCTCGAAGCCGGTCACGTGCGTGCCCCAGTAGTCGACGTAGTCGAAGGTCCACGGCTGCGGGGTCACCTCGACCCGTGAGAAGAACACGGTCTGCTCAGACGTGGTCGGAGGGGTCAGACGGGCCTCGTTGAAGGACGTCAGCGCCCCCTTGCCGTAGATGTATCCGGTGCGGTGCGAGACGACCAGTCGGGCGCTCATGCCTCTCCTGCCTGCCAGCTGTGGGCGATGGGGGTGGGGAAGTAGCGCGACGCGATGGCCTCGCTCGCCCGCGTCATCCGCTGCTGGATGCGTTCCATCTCGCCGGCGAGGTCGCTGAGGATGTCACTGAGCGGACGGTACTCGAGCTCGGCGCGGGCCCGACCCAGCAGCTGCGCCGACTCGCCGTGCTGCCCCGAGCGGCGGCCGGCGTCGAGGTGGTGGATGCAGTCCTCGGCCCGCCCGAGGGAGTGGATGACCGATCGGGGGAAGAGCCGGTCGAGCAGCAGGAACTCGGCCGCCTCCCGCTGACCGAGGCGACCCCGGTAGGTGCGGGTGAAGGCCTCGAGCGCGCCGCAGGCGCGCAGGGTCGAGGACCAGGCGGTGCTCGCGCCGGCGGAGAGCGACGCGTTCGACAGCAGCCGGGCCGTCATGTCCACCCGCTCGATGTGCCGACCGAGCGTGAGGAACTGCCAGCTCTCGTCGTGGTTCATCGTGCCGTCGACCATCCCCGAGATCATCGCCACCCGCTCGACGACGAGCCGCGAGGCGAGGTGGGGCCTCATGGTCTCGAGCTGACCGTGCGAGACCGCGTGCCAGGTGGTGTTGATCGCCTCCCAGACCTCCGCCGAGACCGTCTCCCGGGCCCGCCGGGCGGACTCGCGGGCGCAGCCGAGGGCATACACCATCGAGCTGGGTTCGTCGGGCTCGTGACCGAGCAGCCGCAGCACCAGGTCGTTGTCGTAGTGGGTGCCCTCGTCGGGCTCGACCCCCATCACCTGCAGGACGGTGCGGCAGGCGGCAGCCTCGTCGACCGTGGGGTCCTCGACGAGCGTGGCCATGTGCCCGTCGAGGATGCGGGCGGTCGCGTCGGCCCGCTCGAGGTACCGGCCGATCCAGAAGAACGACTCCGCGATGCGGCTGAGCATCAGTGCTGCCCTCCATCGGGACCGTCGTGCGGGGCGAGGGGGTCCAGTAGCGCCAGTGGCGCCAGTGGATCCAGCGGGTCCACCCGCTGCTGTTGCGTCTGCTTCTGCTCCGGCCAGCCGGTGCCCGGCGAGGTCGTCGACGCCGCGGCGATGTCGCTCAGGTCGAGCCGGCCGGTCGCCGGCTCCTGGACCAGCGGGCCCGTCGCGCCGGGCAACGCCGAGCGCGACAGCACCCAGGTGTCCTTGGAGCCCCCGCCACGGCTGCTGTTGACGATGAGCTCGCCCTCCGGGAGGGCCACACGGGTCAGCCCACCGGGCAGGACCCACACCTGCTGGCCGTCGTTGACCGCGAAGGGCCGCAGGTCGACGTGCCGGGGGCGCATCGCGCCGTCGATGAGGGTGGGGTGCGTCGACAGCTGCACCACCGGCTGGGCGATCCACCCGCGGGGGTTGGCGAGCACCTGCTCGCGCAGCACGTCGAGCTCGGCGGTCGTCGCCCTCGGCCCGATGACGATGCCCTTGCCCCCCGAGCCGTCCACCGGCTTGAGGACGAGCTCGCCGAGCCGGTCCATCACCTCGGCCCGGTGGGCCGGGTCCTCGAGGCGCCAGGTGTCGACGTTCGGGACGATCGGCTCCTCGTGCAGGTAGTAGCGGATCAGGTCGGGCACGTAGGTGTAGACGAGCTTGTCGTCGGCGACACCGTTGCCGATGGCGTTGGCGACGGTGACGTTGCCGACGCGCAGCGCGTTGATGAGCCCGGCGACGCCGAGCATCGAGTCGGACCGGAAGTGCACCGGGTCGAGGAACTCGTCGTCGACCCGCCGGTAGATCACGTGCACGGGCTCGAGTCCGTTGGTGGTGCGCATCAGCACCCGTCCGCCCTTGCAGACCAGGTCGCGACCCTCGACCAGCTCGACCCCCATCAGGCGGGCGAGCAGGGCGTGCTCGAAGTAGGCCGAGTTGTACACGCCCGGCGTCAGGACGACCACGGTGGGGTCGGCGACGCCCGGAGGGGCCGTCGCCCGCAGCGCGGCCAGCAGCTGACGGGGGTAGCGGGACACCGGCCGGATGCGGTGGTCGTGGAAGACCTCGGGCAGGGCCGTCGCCATGGCCCGACGGTTGGTCATCACGTACGACACCCCGGAGGGCACCCGCACGTTGTCCTCGAGGACGCGGAAGACGCCCTCGTTGTCGCGGATCAGGTCGATGCCGGACACGTGCACCCGCACGCCCCCAGCCGGTTTCAGACCGTGTACCACCCGGTGGTAGTGCGGCGAGCTGAGCACGACGTGGCGTGGGATGACCCCGTCGCGGAAGAGCTCGCCCTTGCCGTAGACGTCGTCGAGGAAGGCCTCGAGCGCGCGGACCCGCTGGGCGACGCCCCTCTCGACCGGCGCCCACACGTCGGGCTCGATCAGGCGCGGCATGATGTCGAGCGGGAAGGGCTGCTCGACCCCACCGAAGTCGAAGGTCACGCCCTGCGCCAGGTAGGAGCTCTTGAGGGACTCGGCGCGGACCAACAGCTCCTCGGTACCGATCTGCACCGCCTTGTCGCCCAGCTGCCGGTACCCCGCCCGCATCCCCTCCGCCCCGAACATCTCGTCGTACGGCGTGTCGGCTGACGGCCTGGTCGGCCCGGCGGCGTCATAGAGGTCGAAGGGGGCGCTCACGTGCCGACCTTATGAGGTCCGTGTTTCTCTGTCATGTCCGGAGCCGACCAATGGGACAGAACCCCTTGTGGTGCGTGCCGGCAGCGACCTGGCCCGAGGCCGTCACAGCAGGGACGCGACCAGCTCACCGACCTCGGCGAAGAGCGGGAGGACGGCGGTGCCCCGGTCGGCCCCCAGCTCGCCGCCGGCTCCCCCCGGCCCCGCCAGCCCGGTCGCGACGACGGCGACGGCCGCGAAGCGGCCCGGCACCGACTCGATGAGCGCCATGTCGCTGCGCACGCCGTGCAGCGAGCCGGTCTTCGAGGCGACCGGCACCGACTCGGGGAGATAGGCCGGCAGACCCTCACGGAACTGCTGCCGCTGCAGGACCGCGAGCGCCGTCTGCGTGTGCTCCGGGTCGAGCAGCCGTCCACCGCGCAGGGCCACGAGCAGGTCGACGAGGTCGCACGCGGTCGTGGTGTTCTCGATGCCCTCGGCAGCGGCGCGCACGTCCATCAGCCGGCGT
Proteins encoded in this region:
- a CDS encoding MBL fold metallo-hydrolase, coding for MAPTTREPDPQVAAPYDGDVTPGGPVQVRELPGLTIRKLAVSAMSNNVYLLTDTATGEQLLIDAADDPEQVLQLVASGTGRLDWVVTTHQHWDHHRALAAVVEATGARTAAGADDADALPVRPDRRLAQGDTLQVGDVSLEVVHLRGHTPGSIALAYEDGDGRTHLFTGDSLFPGGVGNTTNEGQSFDDLIADVTERVFDEYDDDTWVYPGHGGDTVLGRERPHLSQWRERGW
- a CDS encoding transglutaminase family protein, with the protein product MSARLVVSHRTGYIYGKGALTSFNEARLTPPTTSEQTVFFSRVEVTPQPWTFDYVDYWGTHVTGFEVSERHDRLVVTASSTVDVHRPARQGLGLDWDGLAAECVGVEACEFLEVSDRVRPPDDLRERVVALRTDAIGPAELVALVTTLVHDEVAYVPGSTSVSSHAVDAWQARQGVCQDLAHLTIGALRSVGIPARYVSGYVLPDESAPVGMPVDGESHAWVEWWDGAWLAVDPTNMVTPGDLHVEVAHGRDYADVPPLSGVYTGGTDTDMFVEVTITRLS
- a CDS encoding ABC transporter ATP-binding protein; translation: MSAMTTTAPDVTDIVFDVRNVTLRFGGVTSINDVSLQMLRGEILAVIGPNGAGKTSLFNSLTGVYTPQEGTITLAGRAGDAPQSVLGKKTHVINHMGVARTFQNIRLFPALTAMENVKIGIETRQKSGPISCMLGLPGQRREERASTARAYELLQLVGLVHRANDLAGSMPYGEQRRLEIARALGTDPGVILLDEPAAGTNPAEKRDLADLIRLINRDLGVGVLLIEHDMKLVMSVADRLVVLNFGSKIAEGKPEEIQRNPAVIAAYLGSADESEAAEEVAHQPTLHRLPDETAGTHAVGEHRPPAPADNSTTTEES
- a CDS encoding ABC transporter ATP-binding protein, whose amino-acid sequence is MLEVDDIEVRYGAIRALKGVSFTVEEGEVVALLGANGAGKTTTQKTVSGMLRPALGEIRFDGQRIDGLPAHELINLGICHVPEGRRVFPRMSVAENLEMGAFRFKKPDQAELERVFTLFPRLKERIKQSAGTLSGGEQQMLAIGRAMMGKPRLLLLDEPSMGLAPLIIQQIFAIVKEVNSAGMTVLIVEQNASQALGLADRGYVLETGEIVLSGTGKDLLADDRIRAAYLGEEIAS
- a CDS encoding alpha-E domain-containing protein is translated as MLSRIAESFFWIGRYLERADATARILDGHMATLVEDPTVDEAAACRTVLQVMGVEPDEGTHYDNDLVLRLLGHEPDEPSSMVYALGCARESARRARETVSAEVWEAINTTWHAVSHGQLETMRPHLASRLVVERVAMISGMVDGTMNHDESWQFLTLGRHIERVDMTARLLSNASLSAGASTAWSSTLRACGALEAFTRTYRGRLGQREAAEFLLLDRLFPRSVIHSLGRAEDCIHHLDAGRRSGQHGESAQLLGRARAELEYRPLSDILSDLAGEMERIQQRMTRASEAIASRYFPTPIAHSWQAGEA
- a CDS encoding putative quinol monooxygenase, translated to MAGLHVVALISAKPGSETVVHEALTELAEATRQEAGCRAYDLFESAATPGTFVTVEEWADQAALDGHMASPHIAKALGAVGDALAAPPAIHPLTPA
- a CDS encoding circularly permuted type 2 ATP-grasp protein, whose amino-acid sequence is MFGAEGMRAGYRQLGDKAVQIGTEELLVRAESLKSSYLAQGVTFDFGGVEQPFPLDIMPRLIEPDVWAPVERGVAQRVRALEAFLDDVYGKGELFRDGVIPRHVVLSSPHYHRVVHGLKPAGGVRVHVSGIDLIRDNEGVFRVLEDNVRVPSGVSYVMTNRRAMATALPEVFHDHRIRPVSRYPRQLLAALRATAPPGVADPTVVVLTPGVYNSAYFEHALLARLMGVELVEGRDLVCKGGRVLMRTTNGLEPVHVIYRRVDDEFLDPVHFRSDSMLGVAGLINALRVGNVTVANAIGNGVADDKLVYTYVPDLIRYYLHEEPIVPNVDTWRLEDPAHRAEVMDRLGELVLKPVDGSGGKGIVIGPRATTAELDVLREQVLANPRGWIAQPVVQLSTHPTLIDGAMRPRHVDLRPFAVNDGQQVWVLPGGLTRVALPEGELIVNSSRGGGSKDTWVLSRSALPGATGPLVQEPATGRLDLSDIAAASTTSPGTGWPEQKQTQQQRVDPLDPLAPLALLDPLAPHDGPDGGQH
- the uvrA gene encoding excinuclease ABC subunit UvrA, coding for MIAASTHALVPGAPRRAHDTLIVRGAREHNLKDISVELPRDALIAFTGLSGSGKSSLAFDTIFAEGQRRYVESLSSYARQFLGQMDKPDVDFIEGLSPAVSIDQKSTNRNPRSTVGTITEVYDYLRLLFARAGRPHCPVCGEAITRQSPQQIVDQLLELPDRTRFQVLAPVVQARKGEFVDLFAELQTKGFSRARVDGEVVSLSEPPKLEKQYKHTIEVVVDRLVAKGDDTGAKRRLTDSVETALRLAAGVLLVEFVDVDESDPDAVRERRFSEKMACPNNHAIAIDEIEPRSFSFNSPFGACPTCTGIGTELEVDPELLVPDPDLSVAQGAIAPWAQGSGSAEYFQNVMHALAKDLKFSVDAPWASLPARAKEALLHGQNYKVHVQYRNRYGRDRSYTTGFEGVVPFVKRRHAETDSEWSRERYEGYMRQVPCPVCKGARLKPEILAVHVGGRSISEICALAINEAADFLREVDFTTRERQIAARVIKEIEARLGFLLDVGLDYLSLDRPAGTLSGGEAQRIRLATQIGSGLVGVLYVLDEPSIGLHQRDNHRLIETLTRLRDLGNTLIVVEHDEDTIAMADWVVDIGPGAGEHGGEVVHCGTVQGLLDHPTSLTGQYLSGRREIHVPDVRRPLDGREVSVIGARENNLHDVDVSFPLGVLVAVTGVSGSGKSTLVNDILYTVLANKLNGARQVPGRHKTVTGLEHLDKVVHVDQGPIGRTPRSNAATYTGVFDNMRKLFAETQEAKVRGYLPGRFSFNVKGGRCDNCSGDGTIKIEMNFLPDVYVPCEVCHGARYNRETLEVHFKGRTIADVLDMPIEEAADFFAAVPSIARHLKTLNDVGLGYVRLGQPAPTLSGGEAQRVKLATELQKRSTGRTVYVLDEPTTGLHFEDIRKLLEVLQGLVDKGNTVIVIEHNLDVIKSADWLVDLGPEGGKRGGRVIAEGTPEEVALVEESFTGQFLRPLLEKAASGRPSPRPSQSRVRPVAASASTRLQAAGRATTKTTKKATSKPAATSVTAKKGTTKATGSTASTKAPRRAVAR